A stretch of the Epinephelus fuscoguttatus linkage group LG2, E.fuscoguttatus.final_Chr_v1 genome encodes the following:
- the sema6dl gene encoding sema domain, transmembrane domain (TM), and cytoplasmic domain, (semaphorin) 6D, like isoform X3, whose translation MGQRAALLLSELLLLLLTASRTLLAVSFPEDTVPLDVVDAHYSRRYPVFRGRPSGNESQHRLDFQLMTKIQDTLFIAGRDQVYLVSLRESYRNEIIPYRKLTWRSGQSDRDMCAVKGKHRDECHNFIKVLVPRNDDLVFICGTNGFNPMCRYYRLDNLEFDGEEINGLARCPFDSKQTNVALFAEGKLYSATVADFQASDSVIYRSMGDGSALRTIKYDSKWLKEPHFLHAAEYGNYVYFFYREIAVEHSNLGKVVYSRVARICKNDVGGSQRVLEKHWTSFVKARLNCSVPGESFFYFDVLQSITDIININGVPSVVGVFTTQMNSIPGSAVCAFSMADIEKVFWGRFKEQKTPDSVWTPFPEEKLPKPRPGCCAGHGPAASLKSSIEFPDETLQFIKSHPLMDTAVPSIGDEPWFTKTRVRYRLTALAVDNEAGPHKNYTVVFIGAESGVVLKVLAKTSTVSLNDSLLLEEIDVFNRAKCLSNREDDKRVLSLHVDKDAHSLYVAFSSCVIRIPLSRCERHSSCHKSCIASRDPYCGWKPHGACERIQPGVLTGYEQDVEFGNTAHLGDCHAILGTTSAPDYKSFGDPTSGVWDIQAGETNQMVHMNILITCVFAAFLMGALLAGLIVFCYRDSFLRKPRHVHKDAESAPSCSDSTGSFVKLNGLFDSPVKEYQTNIDTPKLYTNLLSNSKDLNSPNGDTKTMILRDGCQPPELAALPTPESTPVLQQKSLQPIKNQWERAHGKASGPRKESNSSAKSPQFLPSSPAPPNPNHPHLALGHSHIPSAVVLPNATHDHPNLDNGDDTLPHSSDRKLKNPDSKGSRKDQKRSVDARNTLNDLLKHLNDSVANPKAILQEGSGPRPRQQLTLEPMEELTELPPKVPSREASLYSPSTSLPRHSPTKRVDVPMPTTPTTPTGSMGGTLERQRGAYQLHRSASHRHSLSTSPNGVTMGVSVSRQHSMNRGGYMPPTPPSRLDSQGGVMGAGMHSAHPSSVSRQSSYSGYGSLPRTGLKRTPSLKPDVPPKPNGFSPQTPQMRVVNKYSY comes from the exons ATGGGCCAGAGAGCTGCGCTTCTGCTcagtgagctgctgctgctgctgctgacagcctcACGCACTCTCCTCGCAGTCAGCTTCCCTGAGGACACCGTACCCCTCGATGTCGTTGACGCACACT ATTCACGGAGGTACCCTGTGTTCAGAGGCAGGCCCTCTGGCAACGAGTCACAGCATCGCCTTGACTTTCAGCTGATGACCAAGATACAGGACACTCTGTTCATTGCTGGCAG AGATCAGGTGTACCTGGTCAGTCTGAGAGAATCCTACAGGAATGAGATCATTCCTTACCGG AAGCTAACATGGCGATCGGGCCAatctgacagagacatgtgtgCTGTCAAGGGAAAACACAGG GACGAGTGCCACAATTTCATCAAAGTGCTTGTTCCCAGAAACGATGACCTTGTGTTCATCTGCGGTACCAACGGCTTCAACCCCATGTGCAGATACTACAGG CTGGATAACCTCGAGTTTGATGGGGAGGAGATCAATGGACTGGCACGATGCCCATTTGACTCCAAGCAAACCAACGTTGCCCTTTTCGCTG aggGGAAGCTGTATTCGGCAACTGTAGCTGACTTCCAGGCCAGTGATTCTGTCATCTATCGCAGTATGGGTGATGGATCAGCCCTGAGGACCATCAAATATGACTCCAAATGGCTGAAAG aACCTCATTTCCTGCATGCAGCAGAGTATGGGAATTATGTGTACTTTTTCTACCGAGAGATTGCAGTGGAGCACAGCAATCTGGGCAAG GTTGTGTATTCTCGTGTTGCCCGTATCTGTAAGAATGACGTTGGGGGTTCGCAGCGGGTGCTGGAGAAGCACTGGACATCTTTTGTGAAGGCGAGGCTGAATTGCTCAGTGCCGGGGGAGTCCTTCTTCTACTTCGATGTGCTCCAGTCCATCActgacatcatcaacatcaaCGGAGTTCCCTCTGTGGTGGGTGTGTTCACCACACAGATGAACAG CATCCCAGGGTCAGCAGTGTGTGCCTTCTCCATGGCGGACATAGAGAAAGTTTTCTGGGGTCGGTTCAAAGAGCAGAAGACTCCTGACTCTGTGTGGACTCCATTTCCAGAGGAGAAGCTGCCCAAACCTCG ACCCGGGTGCTGTGCAGGTCATGGTCCAGCTGCGTCCTTAAAGAGCTCCATCGAGTTCCCGGACGAAACCCTGCAGTTCATCAAGTCCCACCCCCTGATGGACACAGCTGTGCCTTCTATTGGGGATGAGCCTTGGTTCACCAAGACTCGCGTCAG GTACAGACTGACAGCGCTGGCTGTGGACAATGAAGCAGGACCTCACAAGAACTACACAGTGGTGTTCATCGGGGCCGAGTCGGGGGTTGTCCTCAAGGTTTTGGCCAAGACTTCCACCGTGTCTCTGAATGACAGCCTGCTTCTGGAGGAGATTGATGTCTTCAACAGGGCCAA GTGTCTGTCTAACCGTGAGGACGACAAGCGTGTCCTCTCGCTGCACGTGGACAAAGACGCCCACAGCCTGTATGTCGCCTTTTCAAGCTGCGTCATCCGTATTCCCCTGAGTCGCTGTGAAAGGCATTCTTCCTGCCACAA GTCCTGCATTGCATCAAGGGACCCCTACTGTGGCTGGAAGCCTCACGGGGCCTGTGAGAGGATACAGCCTGGCGTTTT GACTGGATATGAGCAGGATGTTGAATTTGGTAACACCGCCCACCTGGGGGACTGTCACG CGATTTTGGGCACTACATCAGCGCCAGATTACAAATCATTTGGCGACCCTACCTCTG GTGTATGGGATATCCAAGCAGGTGAGACCAACCAGATGGTCCACATGAACATCCTCATCACCTGCgtgtttgctgcttttctcatGGGTGCTCTACTGGCTGGTCTGATTGTTTTCTGCTATCGAGACTCATTCCTCCGTAAGCCGAGGCATGTCCACAAGGATGCAGAGTCGGCACCGTCCTGCTCCGACTCCACTGGAAGCTTTGTCAAGCTCAACGGCCTCTTTGACAGCCCTGTAAAG GAGTACCAAACCAACATTGATACACCCAAGCTGTACACCAATCTACTGAGCAACAGCAAAGACCTGAATTCACCTAACGGAGACACCAAGACCATGATCCTGCGGGATGGCTGTCAGCCCCCAGAGCTGGCTGCCCTGCCTACACCTGAGTCCACCCCTGTGCTTCAGCAGAAAAGCCTGCAGCCCATCAAAAACCAGTGGGAGAGGGCTCACGGGAAGGCCAGCGGGCCTCGCAAGGAGTCCAACTCATCAGCCAAGAGTCCTCAGTTCCTTCCATCTTCCCCTGCCCCTCCTAACCCCAACCACCCTCACCTCGCCTTGGGACACTCCCACATCCCCAGTGCAGTTGTCCTGCCCAATGCCACACATGACCACCCTAACCTTGACAATGGAGATGATACACTACCACATTCGtctgacaggaaactgaagAACCCAGATTCTAAGGGAAGTAGGAAAGACCAGAAAAGGTCTGTGGATGCCAGAAATACCCTAAATGATCTTTTAAAACACCTAAATGACTCAGTGGCGAACCCCAAGGCCATTCTTCAAGAAGGATCAGGGCCTCGCCCAAGGCAGCAGCTCACACTGGAGCCCATGGAGGAACTGACTGAATTACCCCCCAAGGTGCCCAGCCGTGAGGCTTCTCTGTactctccctccacctccctgcCAAGGCACAGCCCCACCAAGAGGGTTGATGTGCCCATGCCCACTACTCCCACAACACCAACGGGGAGCATGGGGGGCACCCTGGAGAGGCAAAGAGGGGCATATCAACTCCACCGGAGTGCCTCTCACAGGCACTCCTTATCCACCTCACCAAATGGGGTAACCATGGGGGTGTCTGTGTCTCGCCAGCACAGTATGAACAGAGGGGGTTACATGCCCCCAACACCCCCCTCCAGACTTGACTCCCAAGGCGGAGTGATGGGGGCAGGAATGCACTCAGCCCACCCATCCTCCGTATCCCGACAGAGCAGCTACAGTGGATATGGCTCACTCCCTCGCACAGGGCTTAAACGGACCCCATCGCTAAAGCCAGATGTGCCCCCTAAACCCAATGGGTTTTCACCACAGACTCCACAGATGCGAGTGGTCAATAAGTACAGTTATTAA
- the sema6dl gene encoding sema domain, transmembrane domain (TM), and cytoplasmic domain, (semaphorin) 6D, like isoform X4: protein MGQRAALLLSELLLLLLTASRTLLAVSFPEDTVPLDVVDAHYSRRYPVFRGRPSGNESQHRLDFQLMTKIQDTLFIAGRDQVYLVSLRESYRNEIIPYRKLTWRSGQSDRDMCAVKGKHRDECHNFIKVLVPRNDDLVFICGTNGFNPMCRYYRLDNLEFDGEEINGLARCPFDSKQTNVALFAEGKLYSATVADFQASDSVIYRSMGDGSALRTIKYDSKWLKEPHFLHAAEYGNYVYFFYREIAVEHSNLGKVVYSRVARICKNDVGGSQRVLEKHWTSFVKARLNCSVPGESFFYFDVLQSITDIININGVPSVVGVFTTQMNSIPGSAVCAFSMADIEKVFWGRFKEQKTPDSVWTPFPEEKLPKPRPGCCAGHGPAASLKSSIEFPDETLQFIKSHPLMDTAVPSIGDEPWFTKTRVRYRLTALAVDNEAGPHKNYTVVFIGAESGVVLKVLAKTSTVSLNDSLLLEEIDVFNRAKCLSNREDDKRVLSLHVDKDAHSLYVAFSSCVIRIPLSRCERHSSCHKSCIASRDPYCGWKPHGACERIQPGVLTGYEQDVEFGNTAHLGDCHGVWDIQAGETNQMVHMNILITCVFAAFLMGALLAGLIVFCYRDSFLRKPRHVHKDAESAPSCSDSTGSFVKLNGLFDSPVKEYQTNIDTPKLYTNLLSNSKDLNSPNGDTKTMILRDGCQPPELAALPTPESTPVLQQKSLQPIKNQWERAHGKASGPRKESNSSAKSPQFLPSSPAPPNPNHPHLALGHSHIPSAVVLPNATHDHPNLDNGDDTLPHSSDRKLKNPDSKGSRKDQKRSVDARNTLNDLLKHLNDSVANPKAILQEGSGPRPRQQLTLEPMEELTELPPKVPSREASLYSPSTSLPRHSPTKRVDVPMPTTPTTPTGSMGGTLERQRGAYQLHRSASHRHSLSTSPNGVTMGVSVSRQHSMNRGGYMPPTPPSRLDSQGGVMGAGMHSAHPSSVSRQSSYSGYGSLPRTGLKRTPSLKPDVPPKPNGFSPQTPQMRVVNKYSY, encoded by the exons ATGGGCCAGAGAGCTGCGCTTCTGCTcagtgagctgctgctgctgctgctgacagcctcACGCACTCTCCTCGCAGTCAGCTTCCCTGAGGACACCGTACCCCTCGATGTCGTTGACGCACACT ATTCACGGAGGTACCCTGTGTTCAGAGGCAGGCCCTCTGGCAACGAGTCACAGCATCGCCTTGACTTTCAGCTGATGACCAAGATACAGGACACTCTGTTCATTGCTGGCAG AGATCAGGTGTACCTGGTCAGTCTGAGAGAATCCTACAGGAATGAGATCATTCCTTACCGG AAGCTAACATGGCGATCGGGCCAatctgacagagacatgtgtgCTGTCAAGGGAAAACACAGG GACGAGTGCCACAATTTCATCAAAGTGCTTGTTCCCAGAAACGATGACCTTGTGTTCATCTGCGGTACCAACGGCTTCAACCCCATGTGCAGATACTACAGG CTGGATAACCTCGAGTTTGATGGGGAGGAGATCAATGGACTGGCACGATGCCCATTTGACTCCAAGCAAACCAACGTTGCCCTTTTCGCTG aggGGAAGCTGTATTCGGCAACTGTAGCTGACTTCCAGGCCAGTGATTCTGTCATCTATCGCAGTATGGGTGATGGATCAGCCCTGAGGACCATCAAATATGACTCCAAATGGCTGAAAG aACCTCATTTCCTGCATGCAGCAGAGTATGGGAATTATGTGTACTTTTTCTACCGAGAGATTGCAGTGGAGCACAGCAATCTGGGCAAG GTTGTGTATTCTCGTGTTGCCCGTATCTGTAAGAATGACGTTGGGGGTTCGCAGCGGGTGCTGGAGAAGCACTGGACATCTTTTGTGAAGGCGAGGCTGAATTGCTCAGTGCCGGGGGAGTCCTTCTTCTACTTCGATGTGCTCCAGTCCATCActgacatcatcaacatcaaCGGAGTTCCCTCTGTGGTGGGTGTGTTCACCACACAGATGAACAG CATCCCAGGGTCAGCAGTGTGTGCCTTCTCCATGGCGGACATAGAGAAAGTTTTCTGGGGTCGGTTCAAAGAGCAGAAGACTCCTGACTCTGTGTGGACTCCATTTCCAGAGGAGAAGCTGCCCAAACCTCG ACCCGGGTGCTGTGCAGGTCATGGTCCAGCTGCGTCCTTAAAGAGCTCCATCGAGTTCCCGGACGAAACCCTGCAGTTCATCAAGTCCCACCCCCTGATGGACACAGCTGTGCCTTCTATTGGGGATGAGCCTTGGTTCACCAAGACTCGCGTCAG GTACAGACTGACAGCGCTGGCTGTGGACAATGAAGCAGGACCTCACAAGAACTACACAGTGGTGTTCATCGGGGCCGAGTCGGGGGTTGTCCTCAAGGTTTTGGCCAAGACTTCCACCGTGTCTCTGAATGACAGCCTGCTTCTGGAGGAGATTGATGTCTTCAACAGGGCCAA GTGTCTGTCTAACCGTGAGGACGACAAGCGTGTCCTCTCGCTGCACGTGGACAAAGACGCCCACAGCCTGTATGTCGCCTTTTCAAGCTGCGTCATCCGTATTCCCCTGAGTCGCTGTGAAAGGCATTCTTCCTGCCACAA GTCCTGCATTGCATCAAGGGACCCCTACTGTGGCTGGAAGCCTCACGGGGCCTGTGAGAGGATACAGCCTGGCGTTTT GACTGGATATGAGCAGGATGTTGAATTTGGTAACACCGCCCACCTGGGGGACTGTCACG GTGTATGGGATATCCAAGCAGGTGAGACCAACCAGATGGTCCACATGAACATCCTCATCACCTGCgtgtttgctgcttttctcatGGGTGCTCTACTGGCTGGTCTGATTGTTTTCTGCTATCGAGACTCATTCCTCCGTAAGCCGAGGCATGTCCACAAGGATGCAGAGTCGGCACCGTCCTGCTCCGACTCCACTGGAAGCTTTGTCAAGCTCAACGGCCTCTTTGACAGCCCTGTAAAG GAGTACCAAACCAACATTGATACACCCAAGCTGTACACCAATCTACTGAGCAACAGCAAAGACCTGAATTCACCTAACGGAGACACCAAGACCATGATCCTGCGGGATGGCTGTCAGCCCCCAGAGCTGGCTGCCCTGCCTACACCTGAGTCCACCCCTGTGCTTCAGCAGAAAAGCCTGCAGCCCATCAAAAACCAGTGGGAGAGGGCTCACGGGAAGGCCAGCGGGCCTCGCAAGGAGTCCAACTCATCAGCCAAGAGTCCTCAGTTCCTTCCATCTTCCCCTGCCCCTCCTAACCCCAACCACCCTCACCTCGCCTTGGGACACTCCCACATCCCCAGTGCAGTTGTCCTGCCCAATGCCACACATGACCACCCTAACCTTGACAATGGAGATGATACACTACCACATTCGtctgacaggaaactgaagAACCCAGATTCTAAGGGAAGTAGGAAAGACCAGAAAAGGTCTGTGGATGCCAGAAATACCCTAAATGATCTTTTAAAACACCTAAATGACTCAGTGGCGAACCCCAAGGCCATTCTTCAAGAAGGATCAGGGCCTCGCCCAAGGCAGCAGCTCACACTGGAGCCCATGGAGGAACTGACTGAATTACCCCCCAAGGTGCCCAGCCGTGAGGCTTCTCTGTactctccctccacctccctgcCAAGGCACAGCCCCACCAAGAGGGTTGATGTGCCCATGCCCACTACTCCCACAACACCAACGGGGAGCATGGGGGGCACCCTGGAGAGGCAAAGAGGGGCATATCAACTCCACCGGAGTGCCTCTCACAGGCACTCCTTATCCACCTCACCAAATGGGGTAACCATGGGGGTGTCTGTGTCTCGCCAGCACAGTATGAACAGAGGGGGTTACATGCCCCCAACACCCCCCTCCAGACTTGACTCCCAAGGCGGAGTGATGGGGGCAGGAATGCACTCAGCCCACCCATCCTCCGTATCCCGACAGAGCAGCTACAGTGGATATGGCTCACTCCCTCGCACAGGGCTTAAACGGACCCCATCGCTAAAGCCAGATGTGCCCCCTAAACCCAATGGGTTTTCACCACAGACTCCACAGATGCGAGTGGTCAATAAGTACAGTTATTAA
- the sema6dl gene encoding sema domain, transmembrane domain (TM), and cytoplasmic domain, (semaphorin) 6D, like isoform X1, protein MGQRAALLLSELLLLLLTASRTLLAVSFPEDTVPLDVVDAHYSRRYPVFRGRPSGNESQHRLDFQLMTKIQDTLFIAGRDQVYLVSLRESYRNEIIPYRKLTWRSGQSDRDMCAVKGKHRDECHNFIKVLVPRNDDLVFICGTNGFNPMCRYYRLDNLEFDGEEINGLARCPFDSKQTNVALFAEGKLYSATVADFQASDSVIYRSMGDGSALRTIKYDSKWLKEPHFLHAAEYGNYVYFFYREIAVEHSNLGKVVYSRVARICKNDVGGSQRVLEKHWTSFVKARLNCSVPGESFFYFDVLQSITDIININGVPSVVGVFTTQMNSIPGSAVCAFSMADIEKVFWGRFKEQKTPDSVWTPFPEEKLPKPRPGCCAGHGPAASLKSSIEFPDETLQFIKSHPLMDTAVPSIGDEPWFTKTRVRYRLTALAVDNEAGPHKNYTVVFIGAESGVVLKVLAKTSTVSLNDSLLLEEIDVFNRAKCLSNREDDKRVLSLHVDKDAHSLYVAFSSCVIRIPLSRCERHSSCHKSCIASRDPYCGWKPHGACERIQPGVLTGYEQDVEFGNTAHLGDCHAILGTTSAPDYKSFGDPTSDMEYSSAPVTVHPSGPIHPPVLIPTQSPSSGPGPELYGSGFVLQDDPATSHSLDSIPGGQEGVWDIQAGETNQMVHMNILITCVFAAFLMGALLAGLIVFCYRDSFLRKPRHVHKDAESAPSCSDSTGSFVKLNGLFDSPVKEYQTNIDTPKLYTNLLSNSKDLNSPNGDTKTMILRDGCQPPELAALPTPESTPVLQQKSLQPIKNQWERAHGKASGPRKESNSSAKSPQFLPSSPAPPNPNHPHLALGHSHIPSAVVLPNATHDHPNLDNGDDTLPHSSDRKLKNPDSKGSRKDQKRSVDARNTLNDLLKHLNDSVANPKAILQEGSGPRPRQQLTLEPMEELTELPPKVPSREASLYSPSTSLPRHSPTKRVDVPMPTTPTTPTGSMGGTLERQRGAYQLHRSASHRHSLSTSPNGVTMGVSVSRQHSMNRGGYMPPTPPSRLDSQGGVMGAGMHSAHPSSVSRQSSYSGYGSLPRTGLKRTPSLKPDVPPKPNGFSPQTPQMRVVNKYSY, encoded by the exons ATGGGCCAGAGAGCTGCGCTTCTGCTcagtgagctgctgctgctgctgctgacagcctcACGCACTCTCCTCGCAGTCAGCTTCCCTGAGGACACCGTACCCCTCGATGTCGTTGACGCACACT ATTCACGGAGGTACCCTGTGTTCAGAGGCAGGCCCTCTGGCAACGAGTCACAGCATCGCCTTGACTTTCAGCTGATGACCAAGATACAGGACACTCTGTTCATTGCTGGCAG AGATCAGGTGTACCTGGTCAGTCTGAGAGAATCCTACAGGAATGAGATCATTCCTTACCGG AAGCTAACATGGCGATCGGGCCAatctgacagagacatgtgtgCTGTCAAGGGAAAACACAGG GACGAGTGCCACAATTTCATCAAAGTGCTTGTTCCCAGAAACGATGACCTTGTGTTCATCTGCGGTACCAACGGCTTCAACCCCATGTGCAGATACTACAGG CTGGATAACCTCGAGTTTGATGGGGAGGAGATCAATGGACTGGCACGATGCCCATTTGACTCCAAGCAAACCAACGTTGCCCTTTTCGCTG aggGGAAGCTGTATTCGGCAACTGTAGCTGACTTCCAGGCCAGTGATTCTGTCATCTATCGCAGTATGGGTGATGGATCAGCCCTGAGGACCATCAAATATGACTCCAAATGGCTGAAAG aACCTCATTTCCTGCATGCAGCAGAGTATGGGAATTATGTGTACTTTTTCTACCGAGAGATTGCAGTGGAGCACAGCAATCTGGGCAAG GTTGTGTATTCTCGTGTTGCCCGTATCTGTAAGAATGACGTTGGGGGTTCGCAGCGGGTGCTGGAGAAGCACTGGACATCTTTTGTGAAGGCGAGGCTGAATTGCTCAGTGCCGGGGGAGTCCTTCTTCTACTTCGATGTGCTCCAGTCCATCActgacatcatcaacatcaaCGGAGTTCCCTCTGTGGTGGGTGTGTTCACCACACAGATGAACAG CATCCCAGGGTCAGCAGTGTGTGCCTTCTCCATGGCGGACATAGAGAAAGTTTTCTGGGGTCGGTTCAAAGAGCAGAAGACTCCTGACTCTGTGTGGACTCCATTTCCAGAGGAGAAGCTGCCCAAACCTCG ACCCGGGTGCTGTGCAGGTCATGGTCCAGCTGCGTCCTTAAAGAGCTCCATCGAGTTCCCGGACGAAACCCTGCAGTTCATCAAGTCCCACCCCCTGATGGACACAGCTGTGCCTTCTATTGGGGATGAGCCTTGGTTCACCAAGACTCGCGTCAG GTACAGACTGACAGCGCTGGCTGTGGACAATGAAGCAGGACCTCACAAGAACTACACAGTGGTGTTCATCGGGGCCGAGTCGGGGGTTGTCCTCAAGGTTTTGGCCAAGACTTCCACCGTGTCTCTGAATGACAGCCTGCTTCTGGAGGAGATTGATGTCTTCAACAGGGCCAA GTGTCTGTCTAACCGTGAGGACGACAAGCGTGTCCTCTCGCTGCACGTGGACAAAGACGCCCACAGCCTGTATGTCGCCTTTTCAAGCTGCGTCATCCGTATTCCCCTGAGTCGCTGTGAAAGGCATTCTTCCTGCCACAA GTCCTGCATTGCATCAAGGGACCCCTACTGTGGCTGGAAGCCTCACGGGGCCTGTGAGAGGATACAGCCTGGCGTTTT GACTGGATATGAGCAGGATGTTGAATTTGGTAACACCGCCCACCTGGGGGACTGTCACG CGATTTTGGGCACTACATCAGCGCCAGATTACAAATCATTTGGCGACCCTACCTCTG ACATGGAGTATTCATCAGCGCCAGTCACTGTCCACCCCAGTGGGCCCATACACCCCCCAGTACTCATACCCACTCAGAGCCCCAGCTCTGGGCCTGGTCCAGAGCTCTACGGCTCAGGCTTTGTGCTGCAGGATGACCCAGCCACCTCCCATTCTTTAGACTCTATCCCAGGGGGCCAAGAGG GTGTATGGGATATCCAAGCAGGTGAGACCAACCAGATGGTCCACATGAACATCCTCATCACCTGCgtgtttgctgcttttctcatGGGTGCTCTACTGGCTGGTCTGATTGTTTTCTGCTATCGAGACTCATTCCTCCGTAAGCCGAGGCATGTCCACAAGGATGCAGAGTCGGCACCGTCCTGCTCCGACTCCACTGGAAGCTTTGTCAAGCTCAACGGCCTCTTTGACAGCCCTGTAAAG GAGTACCAAACCAACATTGATACACCCAAGCTGTACACCAATCTACTGAGCAACAGCAAAGACCTGAATTCACCTAACGGAGACACCAAGACCATGATCCTGCGGGATGGCTGTCAGCCCCCAGAGCTGGCTGCCCTGCCTACACCTGAGTCCACCCCTGTGCTTCAGCAGAAAAGCCTGCAGCCCATCAAAAACCAGTGGGAGAGGGCTCACGGGAAGGCCAGCGGGCCTCGCAAGGAGTCCAACTCATCAGCCAAGAGTCCTCAGTTCCTTCCATCTTCCCCTGCCCCTCCTAACCCCAACCACCCTCACCTCGCCTTGGGACACTCCCACATCCCCAGTGCAGTTGTCCTGCCCAATGCCACACATGACCACCCTAACCTTGACAATGGAGATGATACACTACCACATTCGtctgacaggaaactgaagAACCCAGATTCTAAGGGAAGTAGGAAAGACCAGAAAAGGTCTGTGGATGCCAGAAATACCCTAAATGATCTTTTAAAACACCTAAATGACTCAGTGGCGAACCCCAAGGCCATTCTTCAAGAAGGATCAGGGCCTCGCCCAAGGCAGCAGCTCACACTGGAGCCCATGGAGGAACTGACTGAATTACCCCCCAAGGTGCCCAGCCGTGAGGCTTCTCTGTactctccctccacctccctgcCAAGGCACAGCCCCACCAAGAGGGTTGATGTGCCCATGCCCACTACTCCCACAACACCAACGGGGAGCATGGGGGGCACCCTGGAGAGGCAAAGAGGGGCATATCAACTCCACCGGAGTGCCTCTCACAGGCACTCCTTATCCACCTCACCAAATGGGGTAACCATGGGGGTGTCTGTGTCTCGCCAGCACAGTATGAACAGAGGGGGTTACATGCCCCCAACACCCCCCTCCAGACTTGACTCCCAAGGCGGAGTGATGGGGGCAGGAATGCACTCAGCCCACCCATCCTCCGTATCCCGACAGAGCAGCTACAGTGGATATGGCTCACTCCCTCGCACAGGGCTTAAACGGACCCCATCGCTAAAGCCAGATGTGCCCCCTAAACCCAATGGGTTTTCACCACAGACTCCACAGATGCGAGTGGTCAATAAGTACAGTTATTAA